The proteins below come from a single Erythrobacter sp. SG61-1L genomic window:
- a CDS encoding 5-(carboxyamino)imidazole ribonucleotide synthase: MLLPGATIGILGGGQLGRMMAVAAAQLGYRCHIYAPETESVAGEVSAQLTRADWHDTQALADFAAQCDVITYEFENVAAGPLAMIADIAPLRPGPKVLEIAQSRSNEKNFARDCGGVTAPFALVDSAEELAAAIAEIGAPAILKTNRLGYDGKGQMRLSGGEDPAQVWQEIGAHTCVLEGFVTFEAEFSVILVRGLDGEIRFWDSAENVHVGGILATSTVPASPVAQAQVAEARHFAARMAEELGYVGVLSCEFFATAEGPVFNEMAPRVHNSGHWTIEGAVTSQFENHIRAICGLPLGDTSLTGSQVVMDNLIGDDGLDVLPILQDGANRLHLYGKSEARPGRKMGHVTKVTR; the protein is encoded by the coding sequence ATGCTTCTTCCCGGCGCCACGATCGGCATTCTCGGCGGCGGCCAGCTTGGCCGCATGATGGCCGTTGCGGCCGCCCAGCTCGGCTATCGCTGCCATATCTACGCGCCGGAAACGGAAAGCGTGGCGGGCGAAGTTTCCGCCCAGCTGACCCGCGCGGACTGGCACGATACGCAGGCGCTGGCCGATTTCGCCGCGCAATGCGACGTGATTACCTATGAGTTCGAGAATGTGGCTGCCGGCCCGCTGGCGATGATCGCGGACATCGCGCCGCTGCGTCCCGGCCCCAAGGTGCTGGAAATCGCCCAGTCGCGCAGCAACGAGAAGAATTTCGCGCGCGATTGCGGCGGGGTGACTGCGCCTTTCGCCCTGGTCGATTCGGCGGAAGAACTGGCTGCGGCCATTGCCGAAATCGGCGCGCCTGCGATCCTGAAGACCAACCGCCTCGGCTATGACGGCAAGGGCCAGATGCGCCTTTCCGGCGGGGAAGACCCGGCGCAGGTCTGGCAGGAAATCGGCGCCCATACTTGCGTGCTGGAAGGTTTCGTCACCTTCGAGGCGGAATTCTCGGTGATTCTGGTGCGCGGGCTGGATGGCGAAATCCGCTTCTGGGACAGTGCGGAAAACGTCCATGTCGGCGGCATTCTGGCCACTTCCACCGTTCCCGCATCGCCTGTGGCGCAGGCGCAGGTGGCCGAAGCACGCCACTTTGCGGCGCGCATGGCGGAAGAGCTTGGCTATGTCGGCGTCCTGTCCTGCGAATTCTTCGCCACGGCAGAAGGCCCGGTGTTCAACGAAATGGCGCCGCGCGTGCACAATTCCGGCCACTGGACCATCGAAGGCGCGGTGACGAGCCAGTTCGAAAACCACATTCGCGCGATTTGCGGCCTGCCGCTGGGCGATACCTCGCTCACCGGGTCGCAGGTGGTGATGGACAATCTGATCGGCGACGACGGGCTGGACGTTCTGCCGATCCTGCAGGACGGGGCGAACCGCCTGCATCTCTATGGCAAGAGCGAGGCGCGCCCTGGCCGCAAGATGGGCCATGTGACGAAGGTGACACGCTGA
- a CDS encoding PRC-barrel domain-containing protein gives MNQMTSETLMPDKAAGPGNSVSTEETHDLISSDKVDGTAVYSTDGEKLGHVDHLMIGKRSGQVKYAVMSFGGFLGLGESYHPIPWDALDYDTQRDGYVVAIDKAKLHDAPYYTGDSPPVFDANFGAGLYRYYGVFY, from the coding sequence ATGAACCAGATGACCAGCGAAACCCTGATGCCTGACAAGGCCGCAGGCCCTGGCAATTCCGTGAGCACCGAAGAGACGCACGATCTGATCTCGTCCGACAAGGTGGACGGCACCGCCGTCTATTCCACCGATGGCGAGAAGCTGGGCCATGTCGATCATCTGATGATCGGCAAGCGCAGCGGACAGGTGAAATATGCCGTGATGAGCTTCGGCGGCTTCCTGGGTCTGGGTGAAAGCTATCACCCGATTCCCTGGGATGCGCTGGATTACGATACGCAGCGCGACGGCTATGTCGTCGCCATCGACAAGGCCAAGCTGCATGACGCGCCTTACTACACAGGCGATTCCCCGCCCGTGTTCGACGCCAATTTCGGCGCGGGCCTCTATCGCTATTACGGCGTGTTCTACTGA
- the pgeF gene encoding peptidoglycan editing factor PgeF — MADSAPEAVEVNRAGVLEGLPHGFLGRRGGVSTGLVAGLNVGFGAGDDPEAVAQNRHRAGEAVLPGAPLVAVHQVHSAICVTVEEPWDDTRRPTADALVTARPGTLIGIVTADCAPILFADREVGVIGAAHAGWRGAHGGVAEATIEAMEALGARRDRIAAAIGPCIAQASYEVGEDFRANFTPQDSRFFVSGMLGHFQFALESYVAARLEAAGIGQVEGLGLDTYALEERFFSFRRSTHRAEPNYGRQFSLIGLPFSI, encoded by the coding sequence TTGGCTGATTCCGCGCCCGAAGCCGTGGAGGTGAACCGCGCCGGAGTGCTGGAGGGCCTTCCACACGGCTTTCTGGGGCGTCGGGGCGGGGTCTCCACCGGGCTGGTCGCCGGGCTGAACGTGGGCTTCGGCGCGGGGGACGATCCGGAGGCTGTGGCACAGAATCGGCACCGCGCGGGCGAAGCCGTCTTGCCCGGTGCGCCGCTGGTGGCCGTCCACCAGGTCCATTCGGCCATCTGCGTGACGGTCGAGGAACCGTGGGACGATACCCGGCGGCCCACTGCCGATGCGCTAGTCACGGCCCGTCCCGGTACGCTGATCGGCATCGTCACGGCGGATTGTGCCCCGATTCTCTTCGCGGATCGCGAAGTGGGGGTGATCGGCGCGGCCCATGCCGGATGGCGCGGCGCGCATGGTGGGGTGGCCGAAGCGACGATCGAGGCAATGGAGGCGCTGGGCGCCCGGCGGGATCGCATCGCGGCAGCCATCGGCCCTTGCATCGCGCAGGCAAGCTACGAAGTGGGCGAGGATTTCCGAGCCAACTTCACTCCGCAGGATTCGCGCTTCTTCGTTTCCGGTATGCTAGGCCACTTCCAGTTCGCCCTGGAATCCTATGTTGCGGCCAGGCTTGAGGCTGCCGGTATCGGGCAGGTGGAGGGGCTGGGCCTCGATACTTATGCGCTGGAAGAGCGCTTCTTCTCCTTCCGCCGCTCCACCCATCGCGCAGAGCCCAATTACGGGCGCCAATTCTCGCTGATCGGCCTACCTTTTTCGATCTAG
- a CDS encoding GNAT family N-acetyltransferase, with amino-acid sequence MEGLAITRIDHGDHGEYRAHPADSHFIGRLTWVQKDGVRAAEHTIVPKEIGGRGIAGELVKALIADAREQGFRIAPQCSYVAAQFDRHPEWADLRA; translated from the coding sequence ATGGAAGGCTTGGCAATCACCCGCATCGATCACGGCGACCATGGCGAATATCGCGCCCATCCGGCAGACAGCCATTTCATCGGGCGGCTGACCTGGGTGCAGAAAGACGGTGTCCGTGCGGCTGAACACACGATCGTGCCCAAAGAGATCGGCGGGCGCGGGATCGCGGGCGAGTTGGTGAAGGCCCTGATTGCCGATGCGCGTGAACAGGGCTTCCGCATCGCGCCGCAATGTTCCTATGTCGCCGCCCAGTTCGATCGGCACCCGGAATGGGCGGATTTGCGCGCCTGA
- a CDS encoding dihydrofolate reductase produces the protein MARDILFIVARASDGTIAIDGKVPWQISADLKRFKRITMGTPMVMGRKTFESLPGLLPGRRHIVLTRDASWQAEGAEVAHSVEQALEMAGDGDVSVIGGAEIFALFAPLATRFELTEVHEDTQGDVFMPYPGPEWRETAREEHPAADGWPPYAFVTLEKRP, from the coding sequence ATGGCGCGCGACATCCTGTTCATCGTTGCCCGGGCGAGCGACGGGACCATCGCCATCGACGGCAAGGTTCCCTGGCAGATTTCCGCCGATCTCAAGCGATTCAAGCGGATCACCATGGGCACGCCGATGGTGATGGGCCGCAAGACTTTCGAGAGCCTGCCCGGCCTGCTGCCCGGCCGCCGCCACATCGTGCTGACTCGCGATGCAAGTTGGCAGGCAGAGGGCGCGGAAGTGGCCCATTCGGTGGAGCAGGCGCTGGAAATGGCCGGGGACGGCGATGTTTCCGTGATCGGCGGGGCGGAAATCTTCGCCCTGTTCGCCCCGCTGGCCACCCGCTTCGAACTGACCGAGGTGCATGAGGATACGCAGGGCGATGTGTTCATGCCCTATCCCGGCCCCGAATGGCGCGAGACTGCGCGCGAAGAACATCCCGCCGCCGATGGCTGGCCCCCCTACGCCTTCGTTACACTGGAGAAACGCCCCTGA
- a CDS encoding DMT family transporter: MSEAPAEGTAQTLLRPAIVIPFTLTALIWGATWFAIKDQLHAAPPSWSVTWRFIVAAIGMGVLVLARRQSFRMSREGHVVAALFGLTQFCLNFNLLYRAEAYLTSGIVAVMFAMLMLPNALLGRVFLGIRVSGRFVAGTAVALAGIGLLLLHEARVASLAGGLAGGAVVTGIALACASILAASAANVMQAGQVARRQPILAMLFWALLWGALGDFCVAWVLSGPPVLPLSARYVASVLYLGIMGSVVTFPLYFSLIRALGPGRAAYNGVVVPIVAMLISTLAEGYRWSLLSVAGAVLALLGMVLALRARSPSR; the protein is encoded by the coding sequence GTGAGCGAGGCACCTGCCGAGGGCACTGCGCAAACCCTGCTGCGGCCCGCCATCGTCATTCCCTTCACCCTCACGGCCCTGATCTGGGGCGCGACATGGTTCGCGATCAAGGATCAGCTCCACGCCGCGCCGCCAAGCTGGTCCGTCACCTGGCGGTTCATCGTGGCGGCCATCGGCATGGGCGTGCTGGTGCTGGCGCGGCGGCAGAGCTTCCGCATGAGCCGCGAAGGCCATGTGGTGGCGGCGCTGTTCGGGCTGACCCAGTTCTGCCTCAACTTCAATCTGCTCTACCGGGCAGAGGCCTATCTCACATCGGGCATCGTCGCGGTAATGTTCGCCATGCTGATGCTGCCCAATGCGCTGCTGGGGCGCGTCTTCCTGGGCATCAGGGTTTCGGGGCGTTTCGTTGCGGGAACCGCCGTGGCGCTGGCGGGCATCGGCCTGCTGCTGCTGCATGAAGCGCGCGTGGCCTCTCTGGCTGGCGGGCTTGCGGGCGGTGCGGTCGTCACCGGCATTGCGCTTGCCTGCGCTTCCATCCTCGCGGCATCGGCGGCCAATGTGATGCAGGCCGGACAGGTGGCGCGGCGGCAACCGATTCTCGCCATGTTGTTCTGGGCGCTGCTATGGGGCGCACTGGGCGATTTCTGCGTCGCCTGGGTGCTTTCAGGCCCCCCTGTGCTCCCCTTGAGTGCCCGTTATGTCGCCAGTGTGCTGTATCTCGGAATCATGGGTTCTGTCGTCACGTTTCCCTTGTATTTCAGCCTGATACGCGCGCTTGGGCCGGGTCGCGCAGCCTATAATGGCGTGGTGGTGCCCATCGTCGCCATGCTGATTTCCACCCTGGCGGAAGGCTATCGCTGGTCACTGCTTTCGGTGGCCGGAGCGGTGCTGGCATTGCTGGGCATGGTGCTGGCATTAAGGGCGCGCAGCCCCTCGCGATAA
- a CDS encoding epimerase, whose protein sequence is MAHFLIFGLGYTAGYIASDLRAQGWQVDATGSRGNIAFDDEQAVHDALDLASHVISSVPPDPATGLDPVLERYGAALAGRWLGYLSSTGVYGDTGGAWIDEDAPTGGGRRTARAAIDARWLELGAHVFRLPGIYGPGRSALDRVREGKARRIDVPGQVFSRVHVADIASGVVKAVNAPAGAYNLADDYPCSQNEVIEEACRLLGSPLPPLVALEDAGLSDQALAFYTENRRISNGKAKRILGWKPTYPTYREGLRALNASTMPSNASTAPATESSDQR, encoded by the coding sequence ATGGCCCATTTCCTGATCTTCGGCCTTGGGTACACGGCCGGCTATATCGCCAGCGACCTGCGAGCGCAGGGCTGGCAGGTCGATGCGACAGGCAGCAGGGGCAATATCGCCTTCGATGACGAGCAGGCCGTGCACGATGCGCTGGACCTTGCCAGCCACGTGATCTCTTCCGTTCCGCCCGATCCCGCCACCGGCCTCGATCCGGTGCTGGAACGCTATGGCGCGGCGCTGGCAGGCCGCTGGCTGGGCTATCTGTCCTCCACCGGCGTCTATGGCGATACGGGCGGGGCGTGGATCGACGAGGACGCACCCACGGGCGGCGGCAGGCGCACGGCGCGGGCCGCAATCGACGCGCGCTGGCTGGAACTGGGCGCCCATGTCTTCCGCCTGCCCGGTATCTACGGGCCGGGCCGCAGCGCGCTGGACCGGGTGCGCGAAGGCAAGGCGCGGCGGATCGACGTGCCGGGGCAAGTGTTCAGCCGGGTACATGTGGCGGACATCGCCAGCGGTGTCGTGAAGGCAGTGAATGCGCCCGCCGGGGCCTATAATCTGGCTGACGATTATCCCTGTTCGCAGAACGAAGTGATCGAGGAAGCCTGCCGCCTGCTGGGTTCCCCCCTACCGCCGCTGGTTGCGCTGGAGGATGCCGGCCTTAGTGATCAAGCCCTTGCTTTCTATACGGAAAACCGCCGGATTTCGAATGGCAAGGCCAAGCGGATACTTGGTTGGAAGCCCACCTATCCCACTTATCGCGAGGGGCTGCGCGCCCTTAATGCCAGCACCATGCCCAGCAATGCCAGCACCGCTCCGGCCACCGAAAGCAGTGACCAGCGATAG
- the gpmA gene encoding 2,3-diphosphoglycerate-dependent phosphoglycerate mutase, translating to MSTPRASLILVRHGQSQWNLENRFTGWWDVDLTDQGIAEARAAGELLGAKGLLPTCAFTSLQTRAIRTLHIVLRHCGRLWVPETKDWRLNERHYGGLTGLDKAETAAKHGDDQVKIWRRSFDVPPPPMDAGGPFDLSSDPRYAGIDVPATESLKDTIARVLPYYESAILPELSAGKTVIVAAHGNSLRALVKHLSGISDDDITGLEIPTGQPIVYDFDDAMAPGERHYLKDR from the coding sequence GTGTCCACCCCCCGCGCCAGCCTTATCCTTGTCCGCCATGGCCAGAGCCAGTGGAACCTGGAGAACCGTTTCACCGGCTGGTGGGACGTGGATCTGACCGATCAGGGAATCGCCGAAGCGCGCGCCGCCGGCGAATTGCTGGGCGCCAAGGGCCTGCTGCCGACCTGCGCCTTCACTTCGCTGCAGACCCGCGCGATCCGCACTTTGCACATCGTGCTGCGCCATTGCGGCCGCCTGTGGGTGCCCGAAACCAAGGACTGGCGCCTGAACGAACGCCATTATGGCGGGCTGACCGGGCTGGACAAGGCCGAGACCGCCGCCAAGCATGGCGACGATCAGGTGAAGATCTGGCGCCGCAGCTTTGACGTGCCGCCGCCGCCGATGGATGCGGGCGGGCCGTTCGATCTCTCGTCCGATCCGCGCTATGCCGGGATCGACGTGCCGGCGACCGAAAGCCTGAAGGACACGATCGCCCGCGTGCTGCCCTATTATGAAAGCGCCATCCTGCCCGAGCTTTCCGCCGGCAAGACGGTGATCGTTGCCGCGCATGGCAATTCGCTGCGCGCGCTGGTGAAGCACCTGTCGGGCATTTCCGACGATGACATCACCGGGCTGGAAATTCCGACCGGCCAGCCCATCGTCTATGATTTCGACGATGCCATGGCGCCGGGCGAACGGCATTATCTGAAGGACAGGTAA
- the purE gene encoding 5-(carboxyamino)imidazole ribonucleotide mutase — protein sequence MGAGTAPNGAPKVAIIMGSQSDWPTMQCAAKVLDDLGVAYDARIVSAHRTPERMFDFARTAEAQGFHVIIAGAGGAAHLPGMVASLTHLPVLGVPVKSKALSGQDSLLSIVQMPAGIPVGTLAIGEAGATNAGLHAAAILALSDAALSERLKAWRATNTASVAEKPSDD from the coding sequence ATGGGGGCAGGAACCGCGCCGAACGGGGCGCCGAAAGTTGCGATCATCATGGGCAGCCAGTCTGACTGGCCGACCATGCAATGCGCCGCCAAGGTGCTCGACGATCTGGGCGTCGCTTACGATGCGCGAATCGTTTCCGCCCACCGCACGCCGGAACGGATGTTCGATTTCGCCCGCACGGCCGAAGCACAGGGCTTCCACGTGATTATCGCGGGTGCAGGCGGCGCGGCACATCTGCCGGGCATGGTCGCCTCGCTCACCCATCTGCCCGTGCTGGGCGTTCCGGTGAAGTCCAAGGCGCTGTCCGGGCAGGACAGCCTGCTGTCCATCGTGCAGATGCCGGCGGGCATTCCCGTGGGCACTCTGGCCATCGGCGAAGCCGGTGCGACCAATGCCGGGCTTCATGCCGCCGCGATTCTCGCCCTGTCCGATGCCGCCCTTTCCGAACGGCTGAAGGCATGGCGCGCCACCAATACGGCATCGGTGGCGGAAAAGCCTTCCGACGACTAG
- the pepN gene encoding aminopeptidase N yields MDIVTNPEMADAAETPHAPIVVLREEYVPPAWLVPEVALDFALGLEKTRVQATLKVAANPAAANDGTIRLNGDGLAPLEVRVDGEAVNSWRLERGDLLIALPGDAHSLEIVTEIDPAQNTQLMGLYASNGMLCTQCEAEGFRRITFFPDRPDVLSTYRVRMAGEKAAFPVLLSNGNREAAGENADGTHWAEWHDPWPKPCYLFALVAGDLVSNRSSFTTMSGREVELNIWVRPGDLDRTDHAMRSLIKSMKWDEQVFGREYDLDLFNIVAVSDFNMGAMENKGLNVFNTRYVLADPETATDADYDGIESVIAHEYFHNWSGNRVTCRDWFQLSLKEGFTVLRDQLFSQDMGSEAVKRIEDVRVLRAAQFPEDSGPLAHPIRPDSYQEISNFYTATVYNKGAEVIRMMRTMAGPERFRQGSDLYFDRHDGEAATCEDFVKAIEEGAGLDLAQFRLWYSQAGTPKVTVRLDHAGDTSTLHLSQIVPATPGQKVKQPMVIPLRLALFDRASGAHRGEELVVLKDAQASFTFSGFSEAPVLSINRGFSAPVSIEREMSHDDLVFLAAQDDDPFARYEAMQELTVGHLTAVLGGTLDDAARAAGREAIATALKAVLTDSALDDLMRGELMLLPSQTYLSEQMLVSDPAAVHGEREGLKAWLGAQLEAELTALHARASAVPYSLEAEARGARKVKTQALVYLAAAAPEKAAELAAAQYRAADNMTDRQGALMVLAGLETPQSANVRSELLADFHARYAGNALVIDKWFSLQAQSLHPQALEHVKALAQHQDFTLKNPNRVRSLYMAFAVNPHAFHAADGEGYRMIADLILALDPLNAQTAARFVPPLGRWRRIEPKRAEMMRGELERIAASPNLSADTYEQVTKSLG; encoded by the coding sequence ATGGATATCGTGACCAATCCCGAGATGGCCGACGCGGCCGAAACGCCCCATGCCCCCATTGTCGTCCTGCGCGAGGAATATGTTCCGCCCGCATGGCTGGTGCCGGAAGTGGCGCTGGATTTCGCGCTGGGCCTGGAAAAGACCCGGGTGCAGGCTACGCTGAAAGTGGCGGCCAATCCCGCGGCGGCAAATGATGGGACGATCCGCCTGAATGGCGACGGGCTTGCTCCTCTGGAAGTCCGGGTGGATGGCGAGGCAGTGAACAGCTGGCGGCTGGAACGCGGCGACCTGCTGATCGCCCTGCCGGGCGACGCGCACTCGCTGGAAATCGTCACCGAGATCGATCCCGCACAGAACACTCAGCTGATGGGCCTCTATGCTTCAAACGGCATGCTGTGCACCCAGTGCGAGGCGGAAGGCTTCCGCCGCATCACCTTTTTCCCCGACCGTCCGGACGTGCTCAGCACCTATCGCGTGCGCATGGCGGGGGAAAAGGCCGCTTTTCCCGTGCTGCTTTCCAACGGCAACCGCGAAGCCGCAGGCGAGAATGCGGATGGCACCCATTGGGCCGAATGGCACGATCCCTGGCCCAAGCCCTGCTATCTCTTCGCGTTGGTGGCGGGCGATCTGGTTTCCAATCGCAGCAGCTTCACCACCATGAGCGGGCGCGAAGTCGAACTGAATATCTGGGTTCGCCCCGGTGATCTCGACCGGACGGATCATGCCATGCGCTCCCTCATCAAGAGCATGAAGTGGGACGAGCAGGTCTTCGGCCGCGAATATGATCTAGACCTGTTCAACATCGTCGCCGTCAGCGATTTCAACATGGGCGCGATGGAGAACAAGGGCCTCAACGTCTTCAACACGCGCTATGTGCTGGCAGACCCCGAAACCGCGACCGACGCCGATTATGACGGCATCGAAAGCGTGATCGCCCACGAATATTTCCATAATTGGTCGGGCAATCGCGTGACCTGCCGCGACTGGTTCCAGCTCTCGCTGAAAGAGGGCTTCACCGTGCTGCGCGACCAGCTTTTCAGCCAGGACATGGGTTCCGAGGCGGTGAAGCGGATCGAGGATGTGCGCGTGCTGCGCGCGGCCCAGTTCCCGGAGGATTCCGGCCCGCTGGCGCACCCGATCCGACCGGATTCCTATCAGGAAATCTCTAATTTCTACACCGCCACCGTCTATAACAAGGGCGCGGAAGTCATCCGCATGATGCGCACCATGGCGGGGCCGGAACGGTTCCGGCAGGGCAGCGACCTCTATTTCGACCGCCACGATGGCGAAGCCGCGACCTGCGAGGATTTCGTCAAGGCGATCGAGGAAGGCGCCGGGCTGGACCTCGCGCAGTTCCGCCTCTGGTATTCGCAGGCCGGCACGCCCAAGGTGACGGTGCGGCTGGACCATGCGGGCGATACTTCCACGCTGCACCTCAGCCAGATCGTGCCCGCCACGCCCGGCCAGAAGGTGAAGCAGCCGATGGTTATCCCGCTGCGCCTGGCTCTGTTCGACCGGGCAAGCGGCGCTCATCGGGGCGAGGAACTGGTGGTGCTGAAAGATGCGCAGGCCAGCTTCACTTTCAGCGGTTTCAGCGAAGCGCCGGTGCTGTCGATCAATCGCGGCTTTTCCGCCCCGGTTTCGATCGAGCGCGAAATGAGCCATGACGATCTCGTCTTCCTTGCCGCGCAGGATGACGATCCCTTCGCTCGCTATGAGGCGATGCAGGAACTTACCGTGGGCCACCTCACCGCGGTTCTGGGCGGTACGCTGGACGATGCGGCGCGCGCGGCCGGGCGCGAAGCGATTGCCACTGCGCTGAAAGCCGTCCTCACCGATTCGGCGCTGGACGATCTGATGCGCGGCGAATTGATGCTGCTGCCCAGCCAGACCTATCTTTCCGAACAGATGCTGGTTTCCGATCCGGCTGCCGTCCATGGCGAGCGGGAAGGGCTGAAGGCCTGGCTCGGCGCTCAGCTGGAGGCGGAACTCACTGCGCTCCACGCCCGCGCCTCTGCCGTGCCCTACAGCCTCGAGGCCGAGGCACGCGGTGCGCGCAAGGTGAAGACGCAGGCGCTGGTCTATCTTGCGGCCGCCGCGCCCGAAAAGGCAGCCGAACTGGCGGCGGCACAATATCGCGCGGCGGACAATATGACCGACCGGCAGGGTGCGCTGATGGTGCTGGCCGGGCTGGAAACGCCCCAAAGTGCAAATGTGCGGTCAGAATTGCTGGCCGATTTCCACGCGCGTTACGCCGGCAATGCGCTGGTGATCGACAAGTGGTTCTCGCTGCAGGCGCAGTCGCTCCACCCGCAGGCGCTCGAACATGTGAAGGCGCTGGCACAGCACCAGGACTTCACGCTCAAGAATCCGAACCGTGTGCGCTCGCTCTATATGGCCTTCGCAGTGAATCCGCATGCGTTCCACGCGGCGGATGGCGAGGGCTATCGCATGATCGCGGACCTGATTCTCGCACTCGACCCGCTCAATGCACAGACGGCGGCGCGTTTCGTTCCGCCGCTGGGCCGCTGGCGCCGGATCGAACCGAAGCGGGCGGAGATGATGCGCGGCGAACTGGAACGGATCGCGGCCTCGCCGAATCTTTCGGCCGATACTTACGAGCAGGTGACGAAAAGCCTTGGCTGA
- a CDS encoding beta-eliminating lyase-related protein, producing MQFLSDNAARVHPAVWAAMQAADSADRPYDGDSLSQRMDEAFSALFGRDVAAIWVATGTAANCLALTTMVQPHGGVICHREAHIEMDECGAPGFFLHGAKLLLAEGDGAKLTAESISAVLAGITRGVHQVPAQAISITQASEYGRAYCPDELAAIGALAKAHGLGLHMDGARFANATAFLGCTPAESAGPVDVLSFGCVKNGGMDAEAVVFFDPEQADLARWRRKRAGHLQSKGRYLAAQLLALIEDGLWLENARAANAAAVEVASGATGRLLHPVEANEVFLRMDGAERAALRAQGFAFYDWDDASVRMVTAWDTPAEHAAALAKAIAAL from the coding sequence ATGCAATTCCTTTCCGACAATGCGGCGCGCGTGCACCCGGCAGTGTGGGCGGCGATGCAGGCGGCCGATTCGGCGGACCGCCCCTATGATGGCGATTCGCTTTCGCAGCGGATGGATGAGGCGTTTTCGGCGCTGTTCGGGCGGGATGTGGCGGCGATCTGGGTCGCCACCGGCACGGCGGCAAACTGCCTTGCGCTCACTACCATGGTGCAGCCGCATGGCGGCGTGATCTGCCACCGCGAGGCGCATATCGAAATGGACGAATGCGGCGCGCCGGGCTTCTTCCTGCACGGTGCCAAGCTGTTGCTGGCCGAAGGCGATGGCGCGAAGCTGACGGCGGAAAGCATCTCAGCGGTGCTGGCGGGCATCACGCGCGGCGTGCATCAGGTGCCCGCGCAGGCGATCTCCATCACGCAGGCCAGCGAATATGGCCGTGCCTATTGTCCCGACGAACTGGCGGCGATCGGCGCGCTGGCAAAGGCGCATGGCCTTGGCCTGCATATGGACGGCGCACGCTTTGCCAATGCCACGGCCTTTCTCGGCTGCACGCCCGCCGAATCGGCCGGGCCGGTCGATGTGCTGAGCTTCGGCTGCGTGAAAAATGGCGGCATGGATGCGGAAGCCGTGGTGTTCTTCGATCCGGAACAGGCCGATCTGGCCCGTTGGCGGCGCAAGCGGGCCGGGCACTTGCAGTCCAAGGGCCGCTATCTGGCTGCACAGTTGCTGGCACTGATCGAAGATGGCCTGTGGCTGGAAAATGCCCGGGCGGCCAATGCCGCGGCGGTTGAAGTGGCAAGCGGGGCGACAGGCCGCCTGCTTCACCCGGTAGAGGCCAACGAAGTGTTCCTGCGCATGGATGGAGCCGAACGCGCGGCCCTGCGCGCGCAGGGCTTTGCCTTTTACGACTGGGACGATGCATCGGTGCGCATGGTCACGGCGTGGGATACGCCTGCGGAACATGCCGCCGCGCTGGCAAAGGCGATTGCCGCCCTATGA